The Methanomassiliicoccales archaeon genome has a segment encoding these proteins:
- a CDS encoding PAS domain S-box protein, whose translation MSKIKSLVVDDEPYLLDLTKIFLEGNEDIEVVTAGSAEEALARIENEDFDVLVSDYQMPSMDGLQLLRAIKDKGYDLPFILFTGKGRESVAVDALNLGASYYLQKGGDPGAQFTELANIIRRSDESQRAKRQLKESENRFRTLVQNSSDFITIVDGNGIVIYSSSSIERILGYDEKFLVGKSPLEIIHPDDHEKVLTELRLVKENRQDGLPAEFRVKNVHGHYLMVEAIGSNMFGVPNVDGMVITTRSIVERKKVESALRESEELYHTLFDKSPLSMTLNGVDGRFVDVNEKHQEMVGMKKGDIVGKTPVDLGYIDGSEYETLSELVLEKNGTMDRYPTSIMQTDGRKRHLMTSARLINFNGKAHVLMMNDDMTDLVEVKQDLQAKTEELERERARLQMIADLTPSIVYQLLIAPDGNLQFLFVSKGAENILHLPVETWQNDIGRVMAVILDEDSEPLMASVVDAMVSKKLWEKEFRILDVDGTMKWILGTASPSPVQADGSDIWTGIFTDITERKRSEDALRRMNRQLNLMASITRHDCLNKIAAAFGYLELASRRVSDNGTKDILTKAASSVTAIRSELELTGDLQDLSGQDPVWQSLGEIVRRSSTIYPIEGMEGGQDLELYANPMLEKVFQNLVDNSVRHGEHVKTIRLECKRDEKGLTLVYEDDGIGIPSGEKERIFLRGYGKNTGLGLFLIQEILNMTCITIVENGIPGEGARFEIRVPLGGYRYRA comes from the coding sequence ATGAGTAAGATCAAATCCCTGGTCGTCGACGATGAACCTTACCTTCTCGATCTGACGAAGATTTTCTTGGAAGGCAATGAGGACATCGAAGTGGTGACGGCCGGCTCTGCCGAGGAGGCCTTGGCAAGGATAGAAAATGAGGATTTCGATGTATTGGTGTCTGATTACCAGATGCCGTCCATGGACGGTCTGCAATTGCTCCGTGCCATCAAGGACAAGGGGTACGACCTGCCTTTCATTCTGTTTACCGGAAAGGGAAGAGAGAGCGTGGCGGTGGACGCCCTCAACCTGGGCGCCAGCTATTACCTTCAAAAGGGAGGAGACCCGGGTGCGCAATTCACCGAGCTTGCGAACATCATAAGGAGGTCGGACGAGTCCCAGCGCGCAAAGAGGCAGCTCAAAGAGAGCGAGAACCGGTTCAGGACCCTGGTCCAGAACTCTTCCGATTTCATCACCATAGTGGACGGGAACGGGATAGTGATCTACAGTTCCTCATCGATCGAGAGGATCCTGGGTTACGACGAGAAATTCTTAGTGGGGAAGAGTCCGCTGGAGATCATCCATCCCGACGACCATGAAAAGGTGCTGACCGAACTTAGGTTGGTGAAGGAGAATCGCCAGGACGGTCTACCCGCCGAGTTCAGGGTGAAGAATGTCCATGGCCATTACCTAATGGTTGAGGCTATCGGCAGCAACATGTTCGGCGTGCCCAACGTCGACGGCATGGTCATCACCACCCGCTCCATCGTTGAACGGAAGAAGGTGGAATCGGCGCTGCGGGAGAGCGAAGAGCTATACCACACCCTCTTCGACAAAAGTCCTCTGTCCATGACCCTGAACGGCGTCGATGGCCGGTTCGTGGACGTGAACGAGAAGCACCAGGAGATGGTGGGCATGAAGAAAGGGGATATCGTGGGCAAGACCCCGGTCGATCTAGGATACATCGATGGGTCCGAGTACGAGACCTTGTCGGAGCTGGTTCTGGAAAAGAACGGAACCATGGATCGGTACCCTACGTCCATAATGCAGACCGACGGCCGAAAAAGGCATCTGATGACATCGGCCAGGTTGATCAACTTCAACGGCAAAGCCCACGTCCTGATGATGAACGATGACATGACAGACCTGGTGGAGGTCAAGCAGGACCTGCAGGCAAAGACCGAGGAGCTTGAACGTGAAAGGGCCCGGCTGCAGATGATAGCAGACCTGACCCCGAGCATCGTTTATCAATTGCTGATCGCACCGGACGGGAATCTGCAGTTCCTGTTCGTGAGCAAAGGGGCGGAGAACATCCTTCACCTTCCGGTAGAGACCTGGCAAAATGATATCGGCCGGGTCATGGCGGTAATACTAGACGAGGACTCAGAGCCGTTGATGGCCTCGGTGGTCGACGCGATGGTCTCCAAGAAGCTCTGGGAGAAGGAGTTCCGGATCCTCGACGTGGACGGCACGATGAAGTGGATACTGGGAACGGCCTCCCCTTCCCCTGTACAGGCTGACGGATCAGATATCTGGACAGGTATCTTTACCGATATCACGGAACGGAAGAGAAGCGAGGACGCGCTACGGCGCATGAACCGGCAGCTTAATCTCATGGCCAGCATCACGAGGCATGACTGCCTGAACAAGATCGCAGCCGCCTTTGGGTATCTAGAGCTGGCATCCCGGCGGGTTTCTGACAACGGAACAAAGGATATCCTGACCAAGGCTGCTTCTTCCGTGACCGCAATACGTTCCGAGCTGGAGCTCACCGGTGACCTGCAGGACCTGAGTGGCCAGGATCCGGTGTGGCAGAGCCTAGGGGAGATCGTGAGGAGGTCATCGACCATCTACCCGATCGAGGGCATGGAGGGCGGTCAAGACCTGGAACTGTACGCAAATCCGATGCTGGAGAAGGTCTTCCAGAACCTGGTCGACAATTCGGTACGTCACGGTGAGCACGTCAAAACGATCAGGCTGGAATGCAAAAGGGATGAAAAAGGACTTACCTTGGTGTACGAGGATGATGGCATAGGGATACCGTCCGGGGAAAAGGAAAGGATATTCCTGCGTGGCTACGGAAAGAACACTGGACTGGGATTGTTCCTTATCCAGGAGATACTGAACATGACCTGCATCACCATCGTCGAGAACGGCATCCCGGGTGAAGGCGCCCGTTTTGAGATCCGCGTACCTTTGGGCGGGTACAGATACCGGGCCTAA
- a CDS encoding VOC family protein encodes MAKQAKVTHFEVPADDMDRAKKFYTEVFGWQMFPPDPVIHYQSVGTTSVNEKFMPKEPGAINGGIVPREGPNMHPIVTLEVDDIDAALESVKKHGGKITMKKMAAGTMGFFAYFEDSEGNIMGLWETTGGM; translated from the coding sequence ATGGCAAAACAAGCCAAAGTGACTCATTTCGAGGTTCCGGCTGACGACATGGATAGAGCAAAGAAGTTCTATACCGAGGTTTTTGGGTGGCAGATGTTCCCTCCCGACCCGGTCATACACTATCAATCAGTGGGAACGACGTCTGTAAACGAGAAGTTCATGCCTAAAGAGCCTGGTGCCATTAACGGCGGTATTGTGCCGAGGGAGGGTCCGAACATGCATCCCATCGTCACCCTCGAGGTCGATGACATCGATGCGGCGCTGGAAAGCGTGAAGAAGCATGGCGGCAAGATCACAATGAAAAAGATGGCGGCCGGAACCATGGGCTTCTTTGCCTACTTCGAGGATAGCGAGGGGAACATCATGGGTCTATGGGAGACCACTGGCGGAATGTGA
- a CDS encoding SHOCT domain-containing protein — MMRYRVKFGLIVAAVVITVFIAFLAILFSSPLLKPGALQMDPVSMVFSLVGLFAVVFVVMIILALAISAIIWGQWLGAFGEEPTSDQILDERYAKGEIDHAEYSMLKNNIEIARRK; from the coding sequence ATGATGAGGTACCGGGTCAAATTCGGATTGATCGTTGCCGCGGTGGTCATCACCGTTTTCATCGCATTCCTGGCCATACTATTCTCTTCTCCGCTCCTCAAACCAGGGGCTCTTCAAATGGATCCCGTGTCCATGGTATTCTCATTGGTTGGACTCTTCGCCGTGGTCTTCGTCGTGATGATCATTCTGGCCCTGGCCATCTCTGCCATCATATGGGGGCAGTGGCTAGGGGCGTTCGGGGAGGAGCCCACTTCAGACCAGATCCTTGATGAACGATACGCGAAAGGAGAGATCGACCATGCCGAGTACTCGATGTTGAAAAACAACATCGAAATCGCTAGAAGAAAGTGA
- a CDS encoding histidine kinase N-terminal 7TM domain-containing protein, whose translation MSDIASLFLDSTIAIMSVVLAVLFWVKGNKQFKMFFVALSLLITILAVSYVLELLSATLSEKLFWNGLEYLGIVGIPELYLLIVVRYAGRDDLLTRTNIIMVSVVPAFCLVTLWTNDLHHLFFESVTLEPGILQPFQAVDGIFSLLQIAYSYVLELAAISIAAIAVIKSHKVQRVQVGLILFSSLVPTLLVTLSLENLLPFPIIDVMLFGFILAGCVLYLVVYRYGLFYATPLALNSIADIMQDGAIMVNQEGLITYLNASAERLVHREKGFPLGKPLSSILPAVNAATVPDEEGSAIIEMIGPEGRTLRLEVRYSPVMVEKKKVSQLLILRDITSQRKVEEALASSNSKLNVLYGVTRHDILNRITVIRGYGQLLNDKTEENSQASEYLRKMMDSTVAIEHLINFTRDYEKVGIVSPEWQNVSKVYHKAKVLCAEQGVEYIVDTGSLEIFADPMLERFFYIMLDNTNRHGSKVTKVRLSSITSLDGGCTIVYEDDGTGVRPEDKSRIFLKGFGKDSGLGLYLGMQILAITGIEIRENGEYHKGVRFEIKVPAGKWRLAGQDQRA comes from the coding sequence ATGTCTGATATCGCCTCCCTGTTCTTGGACTCAACCATCGCCATCATGTCAGTGGTCCTGGCGGTGTTGTTCTGGGTAAAAGGGAACAAGCAGTTCAAGATGTTCTTCGTCGCTCTGTCTTTGCTGATCACCATACTTGCCGTCTCCTATGTGCTCGAACTACTGAGCGCCACCCTCTCTGAGAAATTATTCTGGAACGGGTTGGAATATCTCGGAATAGTCGGCATCCCAGAGCTGTACCTTCTGATCGTGGTGAGATATGCAGGCCGAGACGACCTCCTTACTCGGACGAACATCATTATGGTCTCGGTGGTTCCTGCCTTCTGCCTGGTCACCCTGTGGACCAATGATCTCCACCATCTGTTCTTTGAGAGCGTAACCCTGGAGCCTGGCATTCTTCAACCTTTCCAGGCGGTTGACGGCATCTTCTCGCTCCTACAGATCGCATATTCTTACGTGCTCGAACTGGCTGCGATCAGCATAGCCGCTATCGCCGTCATAAAATCGCACAAGGTGCAGAGGGTTCAGGTCGGTTTGATCCTGTTCTCGTCATTGGTGCCGACCTTGCTGGTCACGTTGAGCCTTGAGAACCTTCTCCCGTTCCCGATCATTGATGTGATGCTGTTCGGGTTCATACTGGCGGGATGTGTGTTATACCTGGTGGTTTACCGTTACGGGTTGTTTTATGCCACGCCCTTGGCCCTGAACTCGATCGCCGACATCATGCAGGACGGTGCCATCATGGTGAACCAAGAGGGACTCATCACCTACCTCAACGCGTCGGCGGAAAGGTTGGTCCATCGTGAGAAAGGCTTCCCGCTCGGTAAGCCCCTCAGTTCCATTCTGCCCGCAGTGAACGCGGCCACCGTTCCGGACGAGGAGGGGTCGGCCATCATCGAGATGATCGGACCTGAGGGTCGGACGCTACGGCTGGAGGTCCGTTACTCACCGGTCATGGTCGAGAAAAAGAAGGTCAGTCAGCTTCTCATCCTTAGGGACATTACCTCGCAAAGGAAGGTGGAAGAGGCGCTCGCATCCTCCAATTCCAAACTGAACGTTCTCTATGGCGTCACCAGGCATGATATCCTGAACCGCATCACGGTCATACGGGGTTATGGCCAATTGCTAAACGACAAGACCGAAGAGAATTCCCAGGCAAGCGAGTATCTGAGGAAGATGATGGACTCCACGGTGGCCATAGAGCATCTGATCAACTTCACCCGGGATTATGAGAAGGTCGGTATCGTCTCCCCCGAATGGCAGAACGTCAGTAAGGTGTACCATAAGGCAAAGGTTCTCTGTGCCGAGCAGGGTGTGGAGTACATTGTGGACACCGGCTCCCTGGAGATATTCGCCGACCCGATGCTGGAACGGTTTTTCTACATAATGCTGGACAACACGAACCGTCATGGGTCGAAAGTGACAAAGGTCAGGCTTTCATCCATCACATCCCTTGACGGTGGTTGCACCATAGTCTATGAGGATGACGGGACAGGGGTTCGGCCTGAAGACAAGAGCCGGATCTTCCTGAAAGGTTTCGGTAAGGACTCCGGTCTCGGTCTCTATCTGGGCATGCAGATCCTGGCCATCACCGGGATCGAGATAAGGGAGAACGGAGAGTACCATAAGGGTGTCAGGTTCGAGATCAAGGTCCCGGCGGGAAAGTGGAGATTGGCCGGTCAGGATCAGAGGGCATGA
- a CDS encoding right-handed parallel beta-helix repeat-containing protein: protein MSLRKVLLGTIIGMLFVVTIVLITGNATAASHEPVVIDGNDQLAVFVAGHGNVGDGSSGSPFQINGLVIDADDEENGIVIKNVDDYLNIDNCVVNNTRLFNSDIGSGAGIFISSSSHIFVCNSRVNETYDGITVLNSQNVVVYGNTVHNVTMAGVKIAGCSNVKVYQNNIADSYGAIIAIQSTHGSSFDNNTCLRGVDGLLISGSYQNVISDNIVKGFTYGMYIEAGSNFNKIDLNNCSSNSNSGIFIAGDRNTVAANKVFSNGFSGIQVNEADNCTLTGNLCIDNPRGIYATGANYVTLNGNNCSRSSQYGFYANYCEHISTDRNRMYFNGQGIYLTNCRDSYLWYDTLCNNTQYGFFSSGSSWIYTTSNCTYNKASGFWIVNSDNCTIGSANASHNAQNGAILDSCYKCRVIDGSFMSNVIGIRVVGSDNSTVQRIRAYLNQEGVELYNSDNATVSDCHLTGNIYGLWISDSDRAWIVDNDILLNSHSGVLLTGPSGSVDCNISGNQIAGPGSAGIGIEVSSGLSTMIQDNTITGLDRGMKISNANVISLDQNHISECVYGIWMQLTSFLTVTENTVTDSEVDGIYAELCLHGVFDHNTLTGGVNGMCFEQCTDGVMTNNLVDASIGGIYLLGCGTFEIYNGLCTDSTGGASSIGVYLVQSSATIVQGMNLTQCNIGMVLNAEATDLITNNVFYHNRDVGVYISDCESILLHHNRFLFNHGSDGEFSPTAYQAWDDSPNDRWNTTGPDGIGNFWSDYCWPDGDRNGIVDEELLIPGGAYDYFPIADTGAPVVDITSPDHDGVIFTTDTASISWQGIDDYAGIQYFEVKIDDGVFGNIGLGNLCSFGGLTDGRHIVTVKAVDKAGNENTATRTLYIDANAPVVNIVTPENHTAINDNTPTISWTGTDAGSTVAEYMVAWDLGVYESVGTVNSFTFILPLDDGSHTVYLWAKDASNHIRVCSLDFYVDTRIPTLDSISPSDGTPISDRDIPISWYAFDLAVSPFGLDRTELRLDDGDWVNKGLGTSHTFLDVTEGPHTIYLRTYDKAGNTVEKSSRVLVDFALPTITISSPSNHTICAVNTISITWTGADSGSGIDHYEVGLDSGPMTSVGTATGWTFDNLFDGTHDLRVMAVDKSVKMRIAFLTVVIDTVAPSLSVMAPTEGGFYIIPTLNITWSSMEFGSGLAYYEVKVDTGEWQSQATRAYDPIQMSEGLHTVYVRATDLAGNARTVGVNMTVDLNPPVIHSMTPAEGSMANNATVLFGWDVSDSIGISSITYSIDSDINHGLTSGASSVSVSLTPGNHTFKLTVTDRAWRATIGYVNVTADGAAPRIVAHSPSTANAGVNEKISFRFSETVSEIGISVKVNGQECPFTMNGTNYEVSRQLVGGTNYTVIVAGAKDLSGNTMEVFSWSFNSVSGEMSPGRFVLRGTMIDKDGKPISSATVVAGGQSLTTNAQGQFSVYVDAGQLQLRVSASGMTDYVQGLVISSDQELGQLTMISLTENIGENSGSKGGDITPFLIIGALAAVGGLVTVVVIARKRRKTI from the coding sequence ATGTCTCTGCGAAAGGTCCTGTTGGGGACCATCATTGGTATGCTGTTCGTCGTCACGATCGTGCTTATTACCGGAAATGCTACTGCCGCGTCACATGAGCCCGTGGTGATCGATGGAAATGATCAACTGGCGGTCTTCGTGGCAGGACATGGAAACGTGGGGGATGGCTCATCAGGTTCACCATTCCAGATCAACGGCCTAGTCATCGATGCGGACGACGAGGAGAACGGGATAGTCATCAAGAACGTCGACGACTACCTCAACATCGACAATTGCGTTGTCAACAACACCCGACTATTCAACTCCGACATCGGATCAGGCGCAGGCATTTTCATTTCATCGTCCAGCCATATCTTTGTATGCAACAGCAGGGTCAACGAGACCTATGATGGAATAACCGTTCTCAACTCACAGAACGTCGTGGTCTACGGGAACACGGTGCACAATGTCACCATGGCCGGTGTCAAGATCGCTGGCTGTTCGAACGTGAAGGTCTATCAGAACAACATAGCCGATTCATATGGCGCGATCATCGCCATCCAATCGACCCATGGAAGCAGTTTCGACAACAATACCTGCCTTCGCGGAGTAGACGGTCTGCTCATCTCTGGGAGCTATCAGAACGTGATCAGCGATAATATCGTAAAAGGATTCACCTATGGGATGTACATTGAAGCTGGTTCCAATTTCAATAAGATCGATCTGAACAACTGCAGCTCGAACTCAAACTCCGGCATCTTCATCGCGGGTGACAGGAACACTGTCGCCGCGAACAAGGTCTTTTCCAACGGATTCAGCGGTATCCAGGTCAATGAGGCGGATAATTGCACTCTGACCGGCAATCTCTGCATCGACAACCCGAGAGGCATATACGCCACCGGAGCCAACTATGTCACCCTGAACGGCAACAACTGCTCCAGGAGCAGCCAGTACGGATTCTACGCAAATTACTGTGAGCATATCAGCACCGACCGTAACCGGATGTACTTCAATGGGCAGGGTATCTACCTGACTAACTGTAGAGACTCTTACTTGTGGTATGATACCCTCTGCAATAACACCCAGTATGGTTTCTTCTCTTCCGGGTCCTCTTGGATCTATACCACCTCAAACTGCACCTACAACAAAGCAAGTGGATTCTGGATCGTCAACAGCGACAACTGCACGATCGGCTCGGCAAACGCCTCTCACAACGCCCAGAACGGTGCGATCTTGGACAGCTGTTACAAGTGCCGCGTTATCGACGGAAGCTTCATGTCGAATGTCATCGGAATAAGGGTTGTAGGTTCTGACAATTCAACGGTCCAGCGTATCAGAGCATACCTCAACCAGGAGGGCGTTGAGCTCTACAACTCCGATAATGCGACGGTGTCGGACTGCCATCTCACCGGGAACATCTATGGGCTATGGATATCCGATTCGGACCGAGCGTGGATAGTGGACAATGACATATTGTTGAATTCGCATTCTGGAGTGCTCCTTACCGGTCCTTCCGGTTCCGTTGACTGCAACATTAGCGGGAACCAGATCGCCGGACCTGGTTCGGCAGGCATCGGCATCGAGGTCTCTTCCGGCCTATCCACCATGATCCAGGATAATACCATCACTGGCCTGGACCGCGGAATGAAGATTTCCAATGCGAATGTGATCTCCCTTGACCAGAACCACATCTCAGAGTGTGTCTATGGCATTTGGATGCAGCTCACGAGCTTCCTCACAGTGACCGAGAACACCGTCACTGATTCCGAGGTCGATGGCATATACGCTGAGCTATGCCTCCATGGAGTGTTCGATCATAACACTCTCACCGGTGGCGTCAATGGCATGTGCTTCGAACAATGCACCGACGGGGTCATGACCAACAATCTGGTGGACGCCTCCATCGGGGGTATTTACCTCCTCGGGTGCGGGACGTTCGAAATATACAATGGCTTATGTACCGATTCGACGGGAGGGGCCAGTTCGATAGGGGTCTACCTCGTCCAATCCTCCGCAACGATCGTTCAGGGTATGAACCTCACCCAATGTAACATCGGCATGGTGCTGAATGCCGAGGCAACCGACCTCATCACCAATAACGTGTTCTATCACAACCGGGACGTGGGTGTATACATAAGCGACTGCGAGAGCATTCTGTTGCACCACAACAGATTCCTGTTCAACCACGGGTCGGACGGAGAATTCTCACCTACGGCATATCAGGCCTGGGACGACAGCCCGAACGACCGGTGGAACACCACCGGTCCTGACGGGATCGGCAACTTTTGGTCGGACTATTGCTGGCCTGACGGGGACAGAAACGGCATCGTCGATGAAGAGCTCCTCATCCCAGGCGGTGCCTACGATTACTTCCCTATCGCAGACACAGGGGCTCCCGTCGTGGACATAACCAGCCCCGACCATGATGGCGTGATTTTCACCACGGATACCGCTTCGATCAGCTGGCAGGGCATTGATGATTATGCTGGCATACAATATTTCGAGGTCAAGATCGATGACGGGGTCTTTGGGAACATCGGTCTGGGAAACCTTTGCAGCTTCGGCGGGCTGACCGACGGACGACATATTGTGACAGTGAAGGCCGTCGACAAGGCCGGCAACGAGAACACCGCTACACGCACCCTATACATCGATGCCAATGCTCCAGTTGTCAATATCGTTACTCCTGAAAATCATACCGCCATCAATGATAACACTCCGACCATCTCCTGGACAGGAACCGATGCCGGCAGCACTGTGGCAGAATACATGGTGGCCTGGGACCTGGGGGTCTACGAGTCGGTCGGGACGGTCAATTCATTCACGTTCATCTTACCGTTGGACGATGGGTCCCACACCGTCTATCTGTGGGCAAAGGACGCCTCCAACCACATACGCGTTTGCTCTCTTGATTTCTACGTCGATACCAGGATACCAACTTTGGATTCGATATCGCCTTCGGACGGGACGCCCATCAGCGATCGCGACATTCCGATCTCCTGGTACGCCTTCGACCTGGCGGTCAGCCCGTTCGGACTTGACCGGACCGAATTAAGGTTGGACGATGGAGATTGGGTGAACAAGGGCCTGGGCACCAGCCATACGTTCCTAGACGTAACCGAAGGTCCCCATACCATCTACCTGAGGACATATGATAAGGCTGGAAATACTGTGGAAAAGAGCTCAAGGGTACTGGTCGATTTCGCTCTGCCCACGATCACGATATCCTCTCCGTCCAATCACACCATTTGTGCCGTGAACACGATCTCGATCACATGGACTGGCGCAGATAGCGGGTCTGGTATCGATCATTATGAGGTCGGTCTCGATAGCGGTCCGATGACCTCGGTCGGCACCGCGACGGGTTGGACATTCGACAATCTCTTTGACGGAACCCACGACCTCCGTGTCATGGCTGTGGACAAATCCGTGAAGATGAGGATCGCGTTCCTCACGGTAGTGATCGACACGGTCGCTCCGTCGTTGAGCGTAATGGCCCCCACCGAAGGCGGATTCTATATCATCCCGACCCTTAACATCACATGGTCGAGCATGGAGTTCGGAAGCGGTCTGGCATACTATGAGGTCAAGGTCGACACGGGTGAATGGCAATCACAGGCCACCAGAGCGTATGATCCGATCCAGATGAGCGAAGGTCTGCATACCGTCTACGTCAGGGCTACCGACCTTGCCGGCAACGCCAGGACAGTGGGCGTGAACATGACCGTGGACCTGAACCCCCCGGTCATCCATTCGATGACTCCTGCCGAAGGCTCGATGGCTAACAATGCTACAGTGCTCTTCGGGTGGGACGTCAGTGATTCCATCGGGATCTCTTCGATCACATACAGCATTGACTCGGACATCAACCATGGTCTGACGAGCGGAGCCTCGTCGGTATCGGTCTCATTAACGCCGGGAAACCACACGTTCAAGCTGACGGTGACCGACCGGGCCTGGCGTGCCACGATTGGATATGTCAACGTCACGGCGGATGGTGCAGCTCCCAGAATAGTGGCCCACTCGCCATCCACGGCAAACGCAGGTGTCAATGAAAAGATATCGTTCAGGTTCTCAGAGACGGTCAGCGAGATCGGCATCTCCGTTAAGGTCAACGGGCAGGAATGTCCGTTCACGATGAATGGCACCAATTATGAGGTGAGCAGACAGTTGGTCGGAGGGACCAACTATACTGTGATCGTCGCAGGTGCCAAGGACCTTTCCGGAAACACAATGGAGGTGTTCTCCTGGTCGTTCAACTCGGTATCAGGCGAGATGTCTCCTGGTCGGTTCGTTCTCAGAGGGACCATGATCGACAAGGATGGCAAGCCGATTTCCAGTGCCACCGTGGTGGCCGGAGGGCAGAGCCTCACGACCAATGCCCAGGGTCAGTTCAGTGTCTATGTGGACGCCGGTCAACTTCAGCTTCGCGTCTCTGCTTCGGGAATGACCGATTATGTCCAAGGTTTAGTCATATCATCTGACCAGGAATTGGGACAGTTGACGATGATATCCCTTACGGAGAACATCGGGGAGAATAGTGGATCCAAGGGAGGGGACATCACACCCTTCCTGATCATCGGGGCGCTCGCCGCAGTTGGGGGGCTGGTCACGGTGGTCGTGATCGCTCGCAAACGCAGGAAGACCATCTGA
- a CDS encoding MFS transporter, with protein sequence MKGFGFKGYDHRVWVLFTSRLIDGIGFSIVGPFLALFMYQGLGVPMVVVGLVLLVSGIAGAAGNLAGGLLADRYGRLGVMTYSMILRCLTFLALAVLVAFWPDIFAVAFVLSLSMFFGGVFDPANNAMVADVVEPARRLEAYGLLRVAWNLGFAFGPMIGGILLVFSYSVTFLVSALISLVAGLIVAFMLTESYVPGPAKERFTLVKELRNVKLLFLIFCLVCIPMFLMSGQFGTTYTVYANERVHIDTLTIGLVFGLNGVMVVLLQMPLARSLEKRDKYLAMTLGTVIYAVGYFLVAGVVEGITLAITMVIITIGEMIVVPVSTDLTVSMSSETERGKYLGIFGLIGSFGWFGSTLVGGILYDNLANGWIFWGSISALGMVTAVGMVALWARIRSEKVTVA encoded by the coding sequence GTGAAAGGGTTCGGCTTTAAGGGTTACGACCACAGGGTTTGGGTACTCTTTACGTCCCGTCTGATCGATGGCATTGGCTTCAGCATCGTCGGCCCCTTCCTCGCCCTTTTCATGTACCAAGGGCTAGGGGTGCCAATGGTGGTGGTCGGGCTGGTATTGCTGGTCTCCGGCATCGCCGGTGCGGCCGGGAACCTTGCCGGCGGTCTGTTGGCCGATCGATACGGTCGTCTCGGGGTCATGACCTACTCAATGATCTTGAGATGCCTCACCTTCCTAGCCCTGGCCGTCCTGGTGGCGTTCTGGCCCGATATATTTGCGGTGGCCTTTGTGCTGTCGCTGAGCATGTTCTTCGGAGGGGTGTTCGACCCGGCAAACAATGCGATGGTGGCTGATGTGGTCGAACCGGCCAGACGCTTAGAGGCCTACGGATTGTTGCGCGTCGCCTGGAACCTCGGATTCGCGTTCGGACCGATGATCGGCGGGATACTGCTGGTGTTCTCCTACTCCGTCACATTCCTGGTCTCGGCGTTGATTTCCCTGGTGGCGGGTCTGATAGTTGCCTTCATGCTGACCGAGTCCTATGTCCCGGGACCGGCGAAGGAGCGTTTTACCCTGGTAAAGGAACTGCGCAACGTCAAGTTGCTCTTCCTGATCTTTTGCCTGGTATGCATCCCCATGTTCCTTATGTCCGGCCAGTTCGGGACCACTTACACGGTCTACGCTAACGAACGGGTGCACATCGATACACTCACCATCGGACTTGTCTTTGGCCTGAATGGTGTCATGGTGGTCCTTCTGCAGATGCCCCTGGCACGTTCACTGGAAAAGAGGGACAAATATCTGGCCATGACATTGGGTACGGTGATCTATGCGGTGGGATACTTCCTCGTGGCTGGGGTGGTTGAAGGGATCACGCTAGCGATCACCATGGTGATCATCACCATCGGGGAGATGATCGTCGTACCGGTTTCTACCGACCTAACGGTCAGCATGTCGAGCGAGACCGAACGCGGCAAGTATCTGGGGATATTCGGGCTGATCGGATCATTCGGTTGGTTCGGTTCGACGCTGGTCGGAGGCATCCTCTATGACAACCTCGCAAACGGATGGATCTTCTGGGGTTCCATCTCCGCCCTGGGCATGGTCACGGCAGTGGGGATGGTCGCACTGTGGGCCAGGATCAGGTCCGAAAAAGTGACAGTTGCATAG